From a single Camelus bactrianus isolate YW-2024 breed Bactrian camel chromosome 11, ASM4877302v1, whole genome shotgun sequence genomic region:
- the ZSWIM8 gene encoding zinc finger SWIM domain-containing protein 8 isoform X2, producing MELMFAEWEDGERFSFEDSDRFEEDSLCSFISEAESLCQNWRGWRKQSAGPNSPTGGGGGGGSGGTRMRDGLVIPLVELSAKQVAFHIPFEVVEKVYPPVPEQLQLRIAFWSFPENEEDIRLYSCLANGSADEFQRGDQLFRMRAVKDPLQIGFHLSATVVPPQMVPPKGAYNVAVMFDRCRVTSCSCTCGAGAKWCTHVVALCLFRIHNASAVCLRAPVSESLSRLQRDQLQKFAQYLISELPQQILPTAQRLLDELLSSQSTAINTVCGAPDPTAGPSASDQSTWYLDESTLTDNIKKTLHKFCGPSPVVFSDVNSMYLSSTEPPAAAEWACLLRPLRGREPEGVWNLLSIVREMFKRRDSNAAPLLEILTDQCLSYEQITGWWYSVRTSASHSSASGHTGRSNGQSEVAAHACASMCDEMVTLWRLAVLDPALSPQRRRELCVQLRQWQLKVIENVKWGQHKKILERLFPGFRPAVEACYFNWEEAYPLPGVTYSATDRKLALCWARALPPRPGASRSGGLEESRERPRPLPAEPAVRPKEPGAKRKGLGEGVPSSQRGPRRLSAEGGEKALHKMGPGGGKAKVLGGAGNGGKGSAGSGNKRRLSSEDSSLEPDLAEMSLDDSSLALGAEASTFGGFPESPPPCPHPGGSRGPSTFLPEPPDTFEEDGGVYFSEGPEPPTASVGPPGLLPREICTQDDLPSTDESGNGLPKTKEAAPAVGEEDDDYQAYYLNAQDGAGGEEEKAEGGAGEEHDLFAGLKPLEQESRMEVLFACAEALHAHGYSNEASRLTVELAQDLLANPPDLKVEPPPAKGKKNKVSTSRQTWVATNTLTKAAFLLTVLSERPEHHNLAFRVGMFALELQRPPASTKALEVKLAYQESEVATLLKKIPLGPSEMSTMRCRAEELREGTLCDYRPVLPLMLASFIFDVLCTPVVSPTGSRPPSRNWNNEMPGDEELGFEAAVAALGMKTTVSEAEHPLLCEGTRREKGDLALALMITYKDDQAKLKKILDKLLDRESQTHKPQTLSSFYSSSRPATASQRSPSKHGGPSAPGALQPLTSGSAGPAQPGSVAGAGPGPTEGFTEKNVPESSPHSPCEGLPSEAALTPRPEGKVPSRLALGSRGGYNGRGWGSPGRPKKKHTGMASIDSSAPETTSDSSPTLSRRPLRGGWAPTSWGRGQDSDSISSSSSDSLGSSSSSGSRRASASGGARAKTVEVGRYKGRRPESHAPHVPNQPSEAAAHFYFELAKTVLIKAGGNSSTSIFTHPSSSGGHQGPHRNLHLCAFEIGLYALGLHNFVSPNWLSRTYSSHVSWITGQAMEIGSAALTILVECWDGHLTPPEVASLADRASRARDSNMVRAAAELALSCLPHAHALNPNEIQRALVQCKEQDNLMLEKACMAVEEAAKGGGVYPEVLFEVAHQWFWLYEQTAGGSSTAREGATSCNASGIKAAGEAGRGLPEGRGGPGTEPVTVAAAAVTAATVVPVISVGSSLYPGPGLGHGHSPGLHPYTALQPHLPCSPQYLTHPAHPAHPMPHMPRPAVFPVPSSAYPQGVHPAFLGAQYPYSVTPPSLAATAVSFPVPSMAPITVHPYHTEPGLPLPTSVACELWGQGTVSSVHPASTFPAIQGASLPALTTQPSPLVSGGFPPPEEEAHSQPVNPHSLHHLHAAYRVGMLALEMLGRRAHNDHPNNFSRSPPYTDDVKWLLGLAAKLGVNYVHQFCVGAAKGVLSPFVLQEIVMETLQRLSPAHAHNHLRAPAFHQLVQRCQQAYMQYIHHRLIHLTPADYDDFVNAIRSARSAFCLTPMGMMQFNDILQNLKRSKQTKELWQRVSLEMTTFSP from the exons ATGGAGCTGATGTTCGCGGAGTGGGAGGACGGAGAGCGCTTCTCTTTCGAGGATTCGGACCGCTTTGAGGAGGATTCGCTCTGTTCCTTCATCTCCGAGGCCGAGAGCCTCTGCCAGAACTGGCGGGGATGGCGCAAACAGTCAGCGGGGCCCAATTCCCCCACTGGCGGCGGTGGCGGAGGTGGCAGTGGCGGTACCAGAATGCGAG ATGGACTGGTGATCCCATTGGTGGAGTTGTCAGCAAAGCAGGTGGCATTTCACATCCCATTTGAAGTGGTGGAGAAAGTTTACCCGCCAGTACCCGAGCAGCTACAGCTCCGAATTGCTTTTTGGAGCTTCCCTGAGAATGAAGAGGATATTCG ACTATATTCCTGCCTGGCCAACGGCAGTGCAGATGAGTTCCAGCGAGGGGATCAGCTGTTCCGCATGAGAGCTGTGAAGGATCCCCTACAGATAG GGTTCCACCTGAGTGCTACAGTGGTGCCACCTCAGATGGTCCCCCCCAAAGGGGCCTACAACGTGGCTGTGATGTTTGACCGCTGCCGGGTCACTTCCTGCAGCTGCACCTGTGGGGCTGGGGCCAAATGGTGCACCCACGTCGTGGCACTCTGTCTCTTCCGCATCCACAAC GCTTCTGCAGTCTGCCTCCGGGCCCCAGTGTCAGAGTCCTTGTCGCGGCTACAGAGGGACCAGCTGCAGAAGTTTGCTCAGTACCTCATCAGTGAGCTGCCTCAACAG ATCCTCCCCACAGCCCAGCGTCTCCTGGATGAACTCCTCTCCTCCCAGTCAACAGCCATCAATACAGTGTGTGGAGCCCCAG ACCCCACAGCAGGGCCCTCGGCCTCCGACCAGAGTACTTGGTATTTGGATGAGTCAACACTCACTGACAACATCAAGAAGACGCTACACAAGTTCTGCGGCCCCTCTCCTGTGGTCTTCAG TGACGTGAACTCCATGTATCTGTCTTCCACGGAGCCTCCGGCTGCTGCAGAATGGGCATGTCTGCTGCGCCCTCTGAGGGGCCGAGAGCCAGAGGGTGTCTGGAACTTGCTCAGCATCGTGCGGGAGATGTTCAAGCGGAGGGACAGCAACGCTGCCCCCTTGTTGGAGATCCTCACTGACCAGTGCCTCTCTTACGAACAG ATAACAGGTTGGTGGTACAGCGTGCGCACCTCAGCCTCACACAGCAGCGCCAGTGGGCACACGGGCCGTAGCAACGGGCAGTCAGAGGTGGCGGCCCACGCGTGTGCCAGCATGTGTGACGAGATGGTCACTCTGTGGAGGCTGGCTGTGCTGGACCCTGCACTCAGCCCCCAGCG CCGCCGGGAGCTGTGTGTGCAGCTGCGCCAGTGGCAGCTGAAGGTGATTGAGAACGTGAAGTGGGGACAGCACAAGAAGATTCTGGAGCGCCTCTTCCCTGGCTTCCGGCCAGCAGTGGAAGCCTGCTACTTCAACTGGGAAGAGGCCTACCCACTTCCCGGTGTTACCTACAGTGCCACTGACCGGAAgctggccctgtgctgggcccGAGCCCTGCCCCCTCGGCCAGGTGCCTCCCGATCTGGGGGCCTGGAGGAATCCCGGGAGCGGCCCCGCCCTCTCCCCGCCGAGCCAGCTGTGCGGCCCAAGGAGCCTGGGGCCAAGCGCAAGGGATTGGGTGAGGGGGTCCCCTCATCACAGAGGGGTCCCCGCCGCCTCTCGGCTGAGGGGGGAGAAAAAGCTCTGCATAAGATGGGTCCAGGTGGGGGCAAAGCCAAAGTATTGGGTGGGGCTGGCAATGGGGGCAAGGGCTCAGCAGGCAGTGGGAACAAGCGACGGCTGAGCAGTGAGGACAGCTCCTTGGAGCCAGATCTGGCTGAGatgagcctggatgacagcagcCTTGCCCTGGGCGCAGAGGCCAGCACCTTCGGTGGATTCCCTGAGAGTCCACCACCCTGCCCTCACCCTGGTGGCTCCCGAGGCCCTTCTACCTTCCTTCCTGAACCTCCAGATACTTTTGAAGAAGATGGTGGCGTGTACTTCTCAGAAGGGCCTGAGCCTCCCACAGCCTCTGTGGGCCCCCCTGGCCTACTGCCCAGGGAGATCTGTACCCAGGATGACCTCCCTTCCACAGATGAGAGTGGCAATGGGCTCCCTAAAACCAAAGAGGCAGCCCCTGCAGTTGGAGAGGAGGATGATGACTACCAGGCATATTATCTGAATGCCCAGGACGGGGCTGGGGGCGAGGAAGAGAAGGCtgagggcggggctggggaggagcaTGACCTGTTTGCCGGGCTGAAGCCACTGGAACAGGAGAGCCGCATGGAG GTATTATTTGCCTGTGCTGAGGCCTTGCATGCTCATGGCTACAGCAATGAGGCCTCTCGCCTCACTGTAGAGCTTGCCCAAGACCTGCTAGCCAACCCACCTGACCTCAAGGTAGAGCCGCCCCCTGCCAAG GGCAAGAAGAACAAGGTGTCTACAAGCCGTCAGACGTGGGTGGCTACCAACACCCTGACAAAGGCGGCCTTCCTGTTAACAGTGCTAAGTGAGCGCCCAGAGCACCATAACTTGGCCTTCCGAGTGGGCATGTTTGCCTTGGAGCTACAGCGGCCCCCAGCTTCTACCAAGGCCTTGGAG GTGAAACTGGCATACCAGGAGTCTGAGGTGGCCACCCTGCTCAAGAAGATTCCTCTGGGTCCAAGTGAGATGAGTACCATGCGGTGCCGGGCAGAGGAGCTTCGGGAGGGGACACTCTGTGACTATCGGCCTGTTTTGCCTCTCATGTTGGCCAGTTTCATCTTTGATGTTCTCTGTACTCCAG TGGTTTCTCCCACGGGTTCCCGACCTCCAAGTCGTAACTGGAACAACGAGATGCCTGGGGAtgaagagctgggatttgaagcaGCAGTTGCTGCCTTGG GCATGAAGACAACAGTTAGTGAGGCGGAGCATCCCCTGCTGTGTGAAGGCACACGTCGGGAGAAGGGTGACCTGGCATTGGCACTGATGATCACTTACAAGGATGACCAGGCCAAACTCAAAAAG ATCTTAGACAAACTCTTGGACCGAGAGAGCCAGACACATAAACCACAGACACTGAGTTCGTTCTACTCATCTAGCCGCCCAGCCACAGCCAGCCAGAGGTCTCCTTCAAAACATGGGGGCCCATCTGCCCCAGGGGCCCTGCAGCCGCTGACCTCAGGCTCTGCAGGGCCTGCTCAGCCAGGGAGTGTGGCAGGGGCTGGGCCAGGTCCCACTGAGGGCTTCACAGAGAAGAATGTGCCTG AGAGTTCCCCACATTCCCCCTGTGAGGGTCTCCCATCTGAGGCAGCTTTGACCCCAAGGCCAGAGGGGAAGGTTCCCAGCCGCCTGGCACTTGGCAGTCGTGGAGGCTACAATGGACGGGGCTGGGGCTCACCAGGGCGGCCTAAGAAGAAGCACACAG GCATGGCCAGCATTGACAGCAGTGCCCCTGAAACAACATCGGATAGCTCCCCAACCTTAAGCAGGAGGCCACTTCGAGGGGGCTGGGCCCCTACCTCCTGGGGTCGAGGACAGGACAGTGACAGCATCAGCAGCTCTTCCTCGGACTCCCTTGGCTCCTCGTCATCCAGTGGAAGTCGCCGGGCCAGTGCCAGTGGAGGGGCCCGGGCGAAGACAGTTGAGGTTGGCAG GTACAAGGGCCGCCGTCCTGAGAGTCATGCCCCCCATGTACCCAATCAGCCGTCAGAGGCAGCTGCACACTTCTACTTCGAGCTGGCGAAGACGGTGCTGATCAAGGCAGGGGGCAACAGCAGCACTTCCATTTTCACACATCCATCTTCCTCAGGGGGCCACCAGGGTCCTCACCGAAACCTGCACCTTTGCGCCTTCGAGATTGGGCTCTATGCCCTTGGCCTGCACAACTTTGTTTCTCCCAACTGGCTCTCACGTACCTATTCTTCCCACGTTTCCTGGATTACAG GCCAGGCAATGGAGATTGGCAGTGCAGCCCTAACTATACTGGTAGAATGCTGGGATGGGCACCTGACGCCCCCTGAGGTTGCATCCCTGGCTGACAGGGCATCACGGGCACGAGACTCCAATATGGTGAGGGCAGCAGCGGAGCTAGCCCTAAGCTGTCTGCCTCATGCCCATGCGTTGAACCCCAATGAGATCCAGCGGGCCCTGGTGCAGTGCAAGGAGCAG GATAACCTGATGTTGGAGAAGGCCTGCATGGCAGTGGAAGAGGCGGCTAAGGGTGGGGGCGTATACCCCGAAGTGTTGTTTGAGGTTGCTCACCAGTGGTTCTGGCTATATGAGCAAACAGCAGGTGGCTCATCCACAGCCCGTGAAGGGGCTACAAGCTGTAATGCCAGTGGGATCAAGGCAGCTGGGGAGGCTGGGCGGGGGCTGCCTGAGGGCAGGGGGGGCCCAGGGACTGAGCCGGTTactgtggcagcagcagcagtgacagcaGCCACAGTGGTGCCAGTCATCTCGGTGGGGTCCAGTTTATATCCGGGTCCAGGACTGGGGCATGGTCATTCCCCTGGCCTGCACCCCTACACTGCTCTACAGCCCCACCTGCCCTGCAGCCCTCAATACCTCACCCACCCAGCTCACCCCGCCCACCCCATGCCTCACATGCCCCGGCCTGCCGTCTTCCCTGTGCCCAGCTCTGCGTACCCACAG GGTGTGCATCCTGCATTCCTAGGGGCTCAGTACCCTTACTCGGTGACTCCCCCCTCACTTGCTGCCACTGCTGTGTCTTTCCCCGTCCCTTCCATGGCACCCATCACAGTACATCCCTACCACACAGAGCCAGGGCTCCCACTGCCCACCAGTGTGGCCTGTGAGTTGTGGGGACAGGGAACAG TGAGCAGTGTCCATCCAGCTTCCACGTTTCCAGCCATCCAGGGTGCCTCGCTGCCTGCCCTGACCACACAGCCCAGCCCTCTGGTGAGCGGGGGTTTTCCACCACCTGAGGAGGAGGCGCACAGTCAGCCTGTCAACCCGCACAGCCTCCACCACCTGCATGCGGCCTACCGTGTTG GAATGCTGGCACTGGAGATGCTGGGTCGCCGGGCACACAACGATCACCCCAACAACTTCTCCCGCTCCCCCCCCTACACTGATGATGTCAAATGGTTGCTGGGGCTGGCAGCAAAGCTGG gagTGAACTACGTGCACCAGTTCTGTGTGGGGGCAGCCAAGGGGGTGCTGAGCCCGTTTGTGCTGCAGGAGATCGTCATGGAGACGCTGCAGCGGCTGAGCCCCGCTCATGCCCACAACCACCTGCGGGCCCCGGCCTTCCACCAACTGGTGCAGCGCTGCCAGCAGGCATACATGCAG TACATCCACCACCGCTTGATTCACCTGACCCCCGCCGACTACGACGACTTTGTGAATGCGATCCGGAGTGCTCGCAGCGCCTTCTGCCTGACCCCCATGGGCATGATGCAGTTCAACGACATCCTGCAGAACCTCAAGCGCAGCAAACAGACCAAGGAGCTGTGGCAGCGGGTCTCACTCGAGatgaccaccttctccccctga
- the ZSWIM8 gene encoding zinc finger SWIM domain-containing protein 8 isoform X1, whose product MELMFAEWEDGERFSFEDSDRFEEDSLCSFISEAESLCQNWRGWRKQSAGPNSPTGGGGGGGSGGTRMRDGLVIPLVELSAKQVAFHIPFEVVEKVYPPVPEQLQLRIAFWSFPENEEDIRLYSCLANGSADEFQRGDQLFRMRAVKDPLQIGFHLSATVVPPQMVPPKGAYNVAVMFDRCRVTSCSCTCGAGAKWCTHVVALCLFRIHNASAVCLRAPVSESLSRLQRDQLQKFAQYLISELPQQILPTAQRLLDELLSSQSTAINTVCGAPDPTAGPSASDQSTWYLDESTLTDNIKKTLHKFCGPSPVVFSDVNSMYLSSTEPPAAAEWACLLRPLRGREPEGVWNLLSIVREMFKRRDSNAAPLLEILTDQCLSYEQITGWWYSVRTSASHSSASGHTGRSNGQSEVAAHACASMCDEMVTLWRLAVLDPALSPQRRRELCVQLRQWQLKVIENVKWGQHKKILERLFPGFRPAVEACYFNWEEAYPLPGVTYSATDRKLALCWARALPPRPGASRSGGLEESRERPRPLPAEPAVRPKEPGAKRKGLGEGVPSSQRGPRRLSAEGGEKALHKMGPGGGKAKVLGGAGNGGKGSAGSGNKRRLSSEDSSLEPDLAEMSLDDSSLALGAEASTFGGFPESPPPCPHPGGSRGPSTFLPEPPDTFEEDGGVYFSEGPEPPTASVGPPGLLPREICTQDDLPSTDESGNGLPKTKEAAPAVGEEDDDYQAYYLNAQDGAGGEEEKAEGGAGEEHDLFAGLKPLEQESRMEVLFACAEALHAHGYSNEASRLTVELAQDLLANPPDLKVEPPPAKGKKNKVSTSRQTWVATNTLTKAAFLLTVLSERPEHHNLAFRVGMFALELQRPPASTKALEVKLAYQESEVATLLKKIPLGPSEMSTMRCRAEELREGTLCDYRPVLPLMLASFIFDVLCTPVVSPTGSRPPSRNWNNEMPGDEELGFEAAVAALGMKTTVSEAEHPLLCEGTRREKGDLALALMITYKDDQAKLKKILDKLLDRESQTHKPQTLSSFYSSSRPATASQRSPSKHGGPSAPGALQPLTSGSAGPAQPGSVAGAGPGPTEGFTEKNVPESSPHSPCEGLPSEAALTPRPEGKVPSRLALGSRGGYNGRGWGSPGRPKKKHTGMASIDSSAPETTSDSSPTLSRRPLRGGWAPTSWGRGQDSDSISSSSSDSLGSSSSSGSRRASASGGARAKTVEVGRYKGRRPESHAPHVPNQPSEAAAHFYFELAKTVLIKAGGNSSTSIFTHPSSSGGHQGPHRNLHLCAFEIGLYALGLHNFVSPNWLSRTYSSHVSWITGQAMEIGSAALTILVECWDGHLTPPEVASLADRASRARDSNMVRAAAELALSCLPHAHALNPNEIQRALVQCKEQDNLMLEKACMAVEEAAKGGGVYPEVLFEVAHQWFWLYEQTAGGSSTAREGATSCNASGIKAAGEAGRGLPEGRGGPGTEPVTVAAAAVTAATVVPVISVGSSLYPGPGLGHGHSPGLHPYTALQPHLPCSPQYLTHPAHPAHPMPHMPRPAVFPVPSSAYPQGVHPAFLGAQYPYSVTPPSLAATAVSFPVPSMAPITVHPYHTEPGLPLPTSVALSSVHPASTFPAIQGASLPALTTQPSPLVSGGFPPPEEEAHSQPVNPHSLHHLHAAYRVGMLALEMLGRRAHNDHPNNFSRSPPYTDDVKWLLGLAAKLGDRHGDAAAAEPRSCPQPPAGPGLPPTGAALPAGIHAVHPPPLDSPDPRRLRRLCECDPECSQRLLPDPHGHDAVQRHPAEPQAQQTDQGAVAAGLTRDDHLLPLSLAPLGPYIGTQACGYGGPSQRGNESWLDGSSPLSSLVAQTGSCSWAVAWGQDVSDPRSLGLGETALSGRGRWVASGIYLAFINI is encoded by the exons ATGGAGCTGATGTTCGCGGAGTGGGAGGACGGAGAGCGCTTCTCTTTCGAGGATTCGGACCGCTTTGAGGAGGATTCGCTCTGTTCCTTCATCTCCGAGGCCGAGAGCCTCTGCCAGAACTGGCGGGGATGGCGCAAACAGTCAGCGGGGCCCAATTCCCCCACTGGCGGCGGTGGCGGAGGTGGCAGTGGCGGTACCAGAATGCGAG ATGGACTGGTGATCCCATTGGTGGAGTTGTCAGCAAAGCAGGTGGCATTTCACATCCCATTTGAAGTGGTGGAGAAAGTTTACCCGCCAGTACCCGAGCAGCTACAGCTCCGAATTGCTTTTTGGAGCTTCCCTGAGAATGAAGAGGATATTCG ACTATATTCCTGCCTGGCCAACGGCAGTGCAGATGAGTTCCAGCGAGGGGATCAGCTGTTCCGCATGAGAGCTGTGAAGGATCCCCTACAGATAG GGTTCCACCTGAGTGCTACAGTGGTGCCACCTCAGATGGTCCCCCCCAAAGGGGCCTACAACGTGGCTGTGATGTTTGACCGCTGCCGGGTCACTTCCTGCAGCTGCACCTGTGGGGCTGGGGCCAAATGGTGCACCCACGTCGTGGCACTCTGTCTCTTCCGCATCCACAAC GCTTCTGCAGTCTGCCTCCGGGCCCCAGTGTCAGAGTCCTTGTCGCGGCTACAGAGGGACCAGCTGCAGAAGTTTGCTCAGTACCTCATCAGTGAGCTGCCTCAACAG ATCCTCCCCACAGCCCAGCGTCTCCTGGATGAACTCCTCTCCTCCCAGTCAACAGCCATCAATACAGTGTGTGGAGCCCCAG ACCCCACAGCAGGGCCCTCGGCCTCCGACCAGAGTACTTGGTATTTGGATGAGTCAACACTCACTGACAACATCAAGAAGACGCTACACAAGTTCTGCGGCCCCTCTCCTGTGGTCTTCAG TGACGTGAACTCCATGTATCTGTCTTCCACGGAGCCTCCGGCTGCTGCAGAATGGGCATGTCTGCTGCGCCCTCTGAGGGGCCGAGAGCCAGAGGGTGTCTGGAACTTGCTCAGCATCGTGCGGGAGATGTTCAAGCGGAGGGACAGCAACGCTGCCCCCTTGTTGGAGATCCTCACTGACCAGTGCCTCTCTTACGAACAG ATAACAGGTTGGTGGTACAGCGTGCGCACCTCAGCCTCACACAGCAGCGCCAGTGGGCACACGGGCCGTAGCAACGGGCAGTCAGAGGTGGCGGCCCACGCGTGTGCCAGCATGTGTGACGAGATGGTCACTCTGTGGAGGCTGGCTGTGCTGGACCCTGCACTCAGCCCCCAGCG CCGCCGGGAGCTGTGTGTGCAGCTGCGCCAGTGGCAGCTGAAGGTGATTGAGAACGTGAAGTGGGGACAGCACAAGAAGATTCTGGAGCGCCTCTTCCCTGGCTTCCGGCCAGCAGTGGAAGCCTGCTACTTCAACTGGGAAGAGGCCTACCCACTTCCCGGTGTTACCTACAGTGCCACTGACCGGAAgctggccctgtgctgggcccGAGCCCTGCCCCCTCGGCCAGGTGCCTCCCGATCTGGGGGCCTGGAGGAATCCCGGGAGCGGCCCCGCCCTCTCCCCGCCGAGCCAGCTGTGCGGCCCAAGGAGCCTGGGGCCAAGCGCAAGGGATTGGGTGAGGGGGTCCCCTCATCACAGAGGGGTCCCCGCCGCCTCTCGGCTGAGGGGGGAGAAAAAGCTCTGCATAAGATGGGTCCAGGTGGGGGCAAAGCCAAAGTATTGGGTGGGGCTGGCAATGGGGGCAAGGGCTCAGCAGGCAGTGGGAACAAGCGACGGCTGAGCAGTGAGGACAGCTCCTTGGAGCCAGATCTGGCTGAGatgagcctggatgacagcagcCTTGCCCTGGGCGCAGAGGCCAGCACCTTCGGTGGATTCCCTGAGAGTCCACCACCCTGCCCTCACCCTGGTGGCTCCCGAGGCCCTTCTACCTTCCTTCCTGAACCTCCAGATACTTTTGAAGAAGATGGTGGCGTGTACTTCTCAGAAGGGCCTGAGCCTCCCACAGCCTCTGTGGGCCCCCCTGGCCTACTGCCCAGGGAGATCTGTACCCAGGATGACCTCCCTTCCACAGATGAGAGTGGCAATGGGCTCCCTAAAACCAAAGAGGCAGCCCCTGCAGTTGGAGAGGAGGATGATGACTACCAGGCATATTATCTGAATGCCCAGGACGGGGCTGGGGGCGAGGAAGAGAAGGCtgagggcggggctggggaggagcaTGACCTGTTTGCCGGGCTGAAGCCACTGGAACAGGAGAGCCGCATGGAG GTATTATTTGCCTGTGCTGAGGCCTTGCATGCTCATGGCTACAGCAATGAGGCCTCTCGCCTCACTGTAGAGCTTGCCCAAGACCTGCTAGCCAACCCACCTGACCTCAAGGTAGAGCCGCCCCCTGCCAAG GGCAAGAAGAACAAGGTGTCTACAAGCCGTCAGACGTGGGTGGCTACCAACACCCTGACAAAGGCGGCCTTCCTGTTAACAGTGCTAAGTGAGCGCCCAGAGCACCATAACTTGGCCTTCCGAGTGGGCATGTTTGCCTTGGAGCTACAGCGGCCCCCAGCTTCTACCAAGGCCTTGGAG GTGAAACTGGCATACCAGGAGTCTGAGGTGGCCACCCTGCTCAAGAAGATTCCTCTGGGTCCAAGTGAGATGAGTACCATGCGGTGCCGGGCAGAGGAGCTTCGGGAGGGGACACTCTGTGACTATCGGCCTGTTTTGCCTCTCATGTTGGCCAGTTTCATCTTTGATGTTCTCTGTACTCCAG TGGTTTCTCCCACGGGTTCCCGACCTCCAAGTCGTAACTGGAACAACGAGATGCCTGGGGAtgaagagctgggatttgaagcaGCAGTTGCTGCCTTGG GCATGAAGACAACAGTTAGTGAGGCGGAGCATCCCCTGCTGTGTGAAGGCACACGTCGGGAGAAGGGTGACCTGGCATTGGCACTGATGATCACTTACAAGGATGACCAGGCCAAACTCAAAAAG ATCTTAGACAAACTCTTGGACCGAGAGAGCCAGACACATAAACCACAGACACTGAGTTCGTTCTACTCATCTAGCCGCCCAGCCACAGCCAGCCAGAGGTCTCCTTCAAAACATGGGGGCCCATCTGCCCCAGGGGCCCTGCAGCCGCTGACCTCAGGCTCTGCAGGGCCTGCTCAGCCAGGGAGTGTGGCAGGGGCTGGGCCAGGTCCCACTGAGGGCTTCACAGAGAAGAATGTGCCTG AGAGTTCCCCACATTCCCCCTGTGAGGGTCTCCCATCTGAGGCAGCTTTGACCCCAAGGCCAGAGGGGAAGGTTCCCAGCCGCCTGGCACTTGGCAGTCGTGGAGGCTACAATGGACGGGGCTGGGGCTCACCAGGGCGGCCTAAGAAGAAGCACACAG GCATGGCCAGCATTGACAGCAGTGCCCCTGAAACAACATCGGATAGCTCCCCAACCTTAAGCAGGAGGCCACTTCGAGGGGGCTGGGCCCCTACCTCCTGGGGTCGAGGACAGGACAGTGACAGCATCAGCAGCTCTTCCTCGGACTCCCTTGGCTCCTCGTCATCCAGTGGAAGTCGCCGGGCCAGTGCCAGTGGAGGGGCCCGGGCGAAGACAGTTGAGGTTGGCAG GTACAAGGGCCGCCGTCCTGAGAGTCATGCCCCCCATGTACCCAATCAGCCGTCAGAGGCAGCTGCACACTTCTACTTCGAGCTGGCGAAGACGGTGCTGATCAAGGCAGGGGGCAACAGCAGCACTTCCATTTTCACACATCCATCTTCCTCAGGGGGCCACCAGGGTCCTCACCGAAACCTGCACCTTTGCGCCTTCGAGATTGGGCTCTATGCCCTTGGCCTGCACAACTTTGTTTCTCCCAACTGGCTCTCACGTACCTATTCTTCCCACGTTTCCTGGATTACAG GCCAGGCAATGGAGATTGGCAGTGCAGCCCTAACTATACTGGTAGAATGCTGGGATGGGCACCTGACGCCCCCTGAGGTTGCATCCCTGGCTGACAGGGCATCACGGGCACGAGACTCCAATATGGTGAGGGCAGCAGCGGAGCTAGCCCTAAGCTGTCTGCCTCATGCCCATGCGTTGAACCCCAATGAGATCCAGCGGGCCCTGGTGCAGTGCAAGGAGCAG GATAACCTGATGTTGGAGAAGGCCTGCATGGCAGTGGAAGAGGCGGCTAAGGGTGGGGGCGTATACCCCGAAGTGTTGTTTGAGGTTGCTCACCAGTGGTTCTGGCTATATGAGCAAACAGCAGGTGGCTCATCCACAGCCCGTGAAGGGGCTACAAGCTGTAATGCCAGTGGGATCAAGGCAGCTGGGGAGGCTGGGCGGGGGCTGCCTGAGGGCAGGGGGGGCCCAGGGACTGAGCCGGTTactgtggcagcagcagcagtgacagcaGCCACAGTGGTGCCAGTCATCTCGGTGGGGTCCAGTTTATATCCGGGTCCAGGACTGGGGCATGGTCATTCCCCTGGCCTGCACCCCTACACTGCTCTACAGCCCCACCTGCCCTGCAGCCCTCAATACCTCACCCACCCAGCTCACCCCGCCCACCCCATGCCTCACATGCCCCGGCCTGCCGTCTTCCCTGTGCCCAGCTCTGCGTACCCACAG GGTGTGCATCCTGCATTCCTAGGGGCTCAGTACCCTTACTCGGTGACTCCCCCCTCACTTGCTGCCACTGCTGTGTCTTTCCCCGTCCCTTCCATGGCACCCATCACAGTACATCCCTACCACACAGAGCCAGGGCTCCCACTGCCCACCAGTGTGGCCT TGAGCAGTGTCCATCCAGCTTCCACGTTTCCAGCCATCCAGGGTGCCTCGCTGCCTGCCCTGACCACACAGCCCAGCCCTCTGGTGAGCGGGGGTTTTCCACCACCTGAGGAGGAGGCGCACAGTCAGCCTGTCAACCCGCACAGCCTCCACCACCTGCATGCGGCCTACCGTGTTG GAATGCTGGCACTGGAGATGCTGGGTCGCCGGGCACACAACGATCACCCCAACAACTTCTCCCGCTCCCCCCCCTACACTGATGATGTCAAATGGTTGCTGGGGCTGGCAGCAAAGCTGG GAGATCGTCATGGAGACGCTGCAGCGGCTGAGCCCCGCTCATGCCCACAACCACCTGCGGGCCCCGGCCTTCCACCAACTGGTGCAGCGCTGCCAGCAGGCATACATGCAG TACATCCACCACCGCTTGATTCACCTGACCCCCGCCGACTACGACGACTTTGTGAATGCGATCCGGAGTGCTCGCAGCGCCTTCTGCCTGACCCCCATGGGCATGATGCAGTTCAACGACATCCTGCAGAACCTCAAGCGCAGCAAACAGACCAAGGAGCTGTGGCAGCGGGTCTCACTCGAGatgaccaccttctccccctgagTCTGGCCCCCCTAGGGCCCTATATAGGGACACAGGCCTGTGGCTATGGGGGCCCCTCACAAAGGGGGAATGAATCTTGGCTGGACGGATCATCCCCACTCAGTTCCCTGGTAGCCCAGACTGGCAGCTGCTCTTGGGCTGTAGCTTGGGGCCAAGATGTCTCAGACCCTAGAAGCCTAGGGTTGGGGGAGACAGCCCTGTCTGGGAGGGGGCGTTGGGTGGCCTCTGGTATTTATTtggcatttataaatatataa